Proteins encoded together in one Canis aureus isolate CA01 chromosome 21, VMU_Caureus_v.1.0, whole genome shotgun sequence window:
- the TSPAN4 gene encoding tetraspanin-4 isoform X2, with amino-acid sequence MARGCLQGVKFLMFAFNLLFWLGGCGILGVGIWLAATQGNFATLSSSFPSLSAANLLIVTGTFVMAIGFVGCIGAIKEHKCLLLTFFVTLLLVLLLEVTVTVLFFAYTDKIDRYAQRDLKKGLHLYGTPGNVGLTNAWSIIQTDFRCCGVSNYTDWFEVYNATRVPDSCCLEFSESCGLHAPGTWWKAPCYETVKTWLQENLLAVGIFGLCTALVQLLGLTFAMTMYCQVVKADTYCA; translated from the exons ATGGCGCGCGGCTGCCTCCAGGGCGTCAAGTTCCTCATGTTCGCCTTCAACCTGCTCTTCTGG CTGGGAGGCTGCGGCATCCTCGGCGTTGGCATCTGGCTGGCTGCCACCCAGGGGAACTTCGCTACCCTGTCCTCCTCCTTCCCGTCCCTGTCGGCTGCCAACCTGCTTATCGTTACCGGGACCTTTGTCATGGCCATCGGCTTCGTGGGCTGCATCGGCGCCATCAAGGAGCACAAGTGCCTCTTGCTCACT TTCTTTGTGACGCTGTTGCTGGTGCTCCTGCTGGAGGTCACCGTCACTGTCCTGTTCTTCGCCTACACTGACAAG ATCGACAGGTACGCCCAACGAGACCTGAAGAAGGGTCTGCATCTGTACGGCACCCCAGGCAACGTTGGCCTCACCAATGCATGGAGCATCATCCAGACCGAC TTTCGCTGTTGTGGGGTTTCCAACTACACCGACTGGTTTGAGGTCTATAATGCCACCCGCGTGCCCGACTCCTGCTGCCTAGAGTTCAGTGAGAGCTGTGGACTTCACGCACCTGGCACCTGGTGGAAGGCG CCATGCTACGAGACGGTGAAGACATGGCTCCAGGAGAACCTTCTGGCTGTGGGCATCTTTGGGCTGTGCACGGCACTGGTACAG CTCTTGGGTCTGACCTTCGCTATGACCATGTACTGTCAGGTGGTGAAGGCGGACACCTACTGTGCATAG
- the TSPAN4 gene encoding tetraspanin-4 isoform X1 translates to MRRSSTDESTYRRSPSPEGKEPGFARGGPFRRYSSLYGRAGAGDGGDGGDGGDGGPFFGLHASPGPKAAQARCTAPKGNKYVVFYLDLSFIFLLELKRCSMARGCLQGVKFLMFAFNLLFWLGGCGILGVGIWLAATQGNFATLSSSFPSLSAANLLIVTGTFVMAIGFVGCIGAIKEHKCLLLTFFVTLLLVLLLEVTVTVLFFAYTDKIDRYAQRDLKKGLHLYGTPGNVGLTNAWSIIQTDFRCCGVSNYTDWFEVYNATRVPDSCCLEFSESCGLHAPGTWWKAPCYETVKTWLQENLLAVGIFGLCTALVQLLGLTFAMTMYCQVVKADTYCA, encoded by the exons ATGCGCCGCTCGAGCACGGACGAGTCCACCTACCGGCGCAGCCCGTCGCCGGAGGGCAAGGAGCCGGGCTTCGCGCGCGGGGGCCCCTTCCGGCGCTACAGCAGCCTGTACGGGCGCGCGGGCGCCGGGgacggcggggacggcggggacggcggggacgGCGGCCCCTTCTTCGGCCTGCACGCCAGCCCCGGCCCCAAGGCGGCTCAGGCGCGCTGCACGGCGCCCAAGGGCAACAAGTACGTGGTCTTCTACCTGGACCTCTCCTTCATCTTCCTCCTAGAGCTGAAGCGCTGCAGCATGGCGCGCGGCTGCCTCCAGGGCGTCAAGTTCCTCATGTTCGCCTTCAACCTGCTCTTCTGG CTGGGAGGCTGCGGCATCCTCGGCGTTGGCATCTGGCTGGCTGCCACCCAGGGGAACTTCGCTACCCTGTCCTCCTCCTTCCCGTCCCTGTCGGCTGCCAACCTGCTTATCGTTACCGGGACCTTTGTCATGGCCATCGGCTTCGTGGGCTGCATCGGCGCCATCAAGGAGCACAAGTGCCTCTTGCTCACT TTCTTTGTGACGCTGTTGCTGGTGCTCCTGCTGGAGGTCACCGTCACTGTCCTGTTCTTCGCCTACACTGACAAG ATCGACAGGTACGCCCAACGAGACCTGAAGAAGGGTCTGCATCTGTACGGCACCCCAGGCAACGTTGGCCTCACCAATGCATGGAGCATCATCCAGACCGAC TTTCGCTGTTGTGGGGTTTCCAACTACACCGACTGGTTTGAGGTCTATAATGCCACCCGCGTGCCCGACTCCTGCTGCCTAGAGTTCAGTGAGAGCTGTGGACTTCACGCACCTGGCACCTGGTGGAAGGCG CCATGCTACGAGACGGTGAAGACATGGCTCCAGGAGAACCTTCTGGCTGTGGGCATCTTTGGGCTGTGCACGGCACTGGTACAG CTCTTGGGTCTGACCTTCGCTATGACCATGTACTGTCAGGTGGTGAAGGCGGACACCTACTGTGCATAG
- the TSPAN4 gene encoding tetraspanin-4 isoform X3, protein MARGCLQGVKFLMFAFNLLFWFFVTLLLVLLLEVTVTVLFFAYTDKIDRYAQRDLKKGLHLYGTPGNVGLTNAWSIIQTDFRCCGVSNYTDWFEVYNATRVPDSCCLEFSESCGLHAPGTWWKAPCYETVKTWLQENLLAVGIFGLCTALVQLLGLTFAMTMYCQVVKADTYCA, encoded by the exons ATGGCGCGCGGCTGCCTCCAGGGCGTCAAGTTCCTCATGTTCGCCTTCAACCTGCTCTTCTGG TTCTTTGTGACGCTGTTGCTGGTGCTCCTGCTGGAGGTCACCGTCACTGTCCTGTTCTTCGCCTACACTGACAAG ATCGACAGGTACGCCCAACGAGACCTGAAGAAGGGTCTGCATCTGTACGGCACCCCAGGCAACGTTGGCCTCACCAATGCATGGAGCATCATCCAGACCGAC TTTCGCTGTTGTGGGGTTTCCAACTACACCGACTGGTTTGAGGTCTATAATGCCACCCGCGTGCCCGACTCCTGCTGCCTAGAGTTCAGTGAGAGCTGTGGACTTCACGCACCTGGCACCTGGTGGAAGGCG CCATGCTACGAGACGGTGAAGACATGGCTCCAGGAGAACCTTCTGGCTGTGGGCATCTTTGGGCTGTGCACGGCACTGGTACAG CTCTTGGGTCTGACCTTCGCTATGACCATGTACTGTCAGGTGGTGAAGGCGGACACCTACTGTGCATAG